The Daucus carota subsp. sativus chromosome 7, DH1 v3.0, whole genome shotgun sequence genome window below encodes:
- the LOC108193694 gene encoding protein NUCLEAR FUSION DEFECTIVE 6, mitochondrial-like isoform X3 produces MAAIAARLAVRSARSSASRFASGIKPKSAPSPFRLPSLKPPSPPRILRSPVEMSFALESMLPFHTATSSALLTSMLSVSPRTLGWTIEDL; encoded by the exons ATGGCCGCCATAGCAGCTAGATTAGCCGTCCGATCTGCCCGGAGCTCTGCCTCGAGATTCGCGTCCGGCATAAAACCCAAATCAGCCCCTTCCCCCTTTCGCTTACCCTCCCTTAAACCCCCTTCTCCTCCTCGCATTTTAAG GTCGCCAGTTGAGATGAGCTTTGCTTTGGAATCGATGCTTCCGTTTCATACCGCCACTTCTTCTGCATTGCTCACTTCCATGCTCTCTGTTTCTCCTCGCACCCTTGGTTGGACTATTGAAG ATTTATAG
- the LOC108194791 gene encoding uncharacterized protein LOC108194791 translates to MIGYVVAPYVSQTPQLKVSNIITMANDEYHHLVSYLKAWRGKMAAMESVYGSWKTTYNELPRFLNVMASTNVGSIVVVEVVPHHKERGTSTFVRAFWCLKAMIDGWQYARPVISIDGTFPKEKYNGKLLVAVGVDSNNDQYPICFALVDEETTENWSWFLRLLRRHVCRDRLGVCIISDRATGILAAMNDEDSGFTPPMDYHRFCLHHVRSNFSKAYPGKELKMYMWLAGNTPQIRKHDAYMKKIGELSPQGLRWLQGISPTLWTICHDTGHARYGQATTNITESLKCAGNVVH, encoded by the exons atgATTGGCTATGTGGTTGCTCCCTAC GTCTCCCAGACCCCTCAATTGAAGGTAAGCAACATCATCACAATGGCTAATGATGAGTACCACCATTTGGTTAGTTACTTGAAAGCATGGAGGGGTAAGATGGCCGCCATGGAGAGCGTTTATGGTAGCTGGAAGACAACCTACAACGAGCTCCCTCGGTTCCTTAATGTCATGGCCAGTACAAATGTCGGAAGTatagttgtggttgaggttgttccaCATCATAAAGAGAGGGGTACATCGACATTTGTTCGTGCATTTTGGTGCCTAAAAGCAATGATTGATGGTTGGCAGTATGCACGGCCAGTTATTTCCATTGATGGTACATTTCCTAAGGAAAAGTATAATGGGAAATTGCTCGTAGCGGTGGGAGTCGACTCTAATAACGACCAATATCCCATATGCTTCGCCCTTGTTGATGAGGAAACAACTGAAAATTGGTCTTGGTTTCTACGTCTTTTACGTAGACATGTATGCCGAGATAGATTAGGGGTTTGTATTATATCTGACCGTGCGACGGGGATCCTTGCTGCAATGAATGACGAAGATAGTGGTTTTACCCCGCCGATGGACTATCACAGATTCTGCCTCCATCATGTTAGGAGCAACTTCTCCAAGGCATACCCGGGAAAGGAGCTTAAAATGTACATGTGGCTAGCCGGCAATACGCCACAGATTAGGAAACATGATGCCtacatgaagaagattgggGAGCTTTCTCCGCAAGGCTTGAGGTGGTTGCAAGGGATAAGTCCAACCCTCTGGACTATTTGTCATGACACAGGCCACGCTCGTTACGGCCAAGCTACCACAAACATCACGGAGAGCTTGAAGTGTGCAGGGAACGTTGTGCACTAG
- the LOC108193694 gene encoding protein NUCLEAR FUSION DEFECTIVE 6, mitochondrial-like isoform X4, with protein MAAIAARLAVRSARSSASRFASGIKPKSAPSPFRLPSLKPPSPPRILRSPVEMSFALESMLPFHTATSSALLTSMLSVSPRTLGWTIEDG; from the exons ATGGCCGCCATAGCAGCTAGATTAGCCGTCCGATCTGCCCGGAGCTCTGCCTCGAGATTCGCGTCCGGCATAAAACCCAAATCAGCCCCTTCCCCCTTTCGCTTACCCTCCCTTAAACCCCCTTCTCCTCCTCGCATTTTAAG GTCGCCAGTTGAGATGAGCTTTGCTTTGGAATCGATGCTTCCGTTTCATACCGCCACTTCTTCTGCATTGCTCACTTCCATGCTCTCTGTTTCTCCTCGCACCCTTGGTTGGACTATTGAAG ATGGATGA
- the LOC108195889 gene encoding uncharacterized protein LOC108195889 isoform X1, which yields MFSPRNPTRRPLQSLRAAFGDDYFMCRFQKVFITKIEDEERVVVNIIRVRNQASTQWQEKGQRHVSCYDVDIMFQGMKRDIDTVSENESTGSKKRVGRAALNEFLENRLKNMQDVNTNSTMGSAYTES from the exons GGCCTTTGCAATCTCTGCGTGCTGCTTTTGGTGATGATTACTTCATGTGCAGGTTTCAG AAGGTGTTCATCACAAAGATTGAAGATGAAGAG CGGGTTGTTGTTAACATCATCAGAGTCAGGAATCAAGCGAGCACACAATGGCAGGAAAAGGGTCAACGG CATGTGTCGTGTTATGATGTTGACATAATGTTTCAAGGAATGAAGCGTGATATTGATACAGTTTCAGAGAATGAATCAACAG GATCAAAGAAACGCGTTGGTCGCGCAGCACTGAATGAGTTTTTGGAAAATAGACTTAAGAATATGCAGGATGTCAACACAAATTCAACAATGG GTTCTGCATATACAGAATCTTAA
- the LOC108195889 gene encoding uncharacterized protein LOC108195889 isoform X3 — MLRSPQIRVVVNIIRVRNQASTQWQEKGQRHVSCYDVDIMFQGMKRDIDTVSENESTGSKKRVGRAALNEFLENRLKNMQDVNTNSTMGSAYTES; from the exons ATGCTCAGAAGTCCACAAATA CGGGTTGTTGTTAACATCATCAGAGTCAGGAATCAAGCGAGCACACAATGGCAGGAAAAGGGTCAACGG CATGTGTCGTGTTATGATGTTGACATAATGTTTCAAGGAATGAAGCGTGATATTGATACAGTTTCAGAGAATGAATCAACAG GATCAAAGAAACGCGTTGGTCGCGCAGCACTGAATGAGTTTTTGGAAAATAGACTTAAGAATATGCAGGATGTCAACACAAATTCAACAATGG GTTCTGCATATACAGAATCTTAA
- the LOC108193694 gene encoding protein NUCLEAR FUSION DEFECTIVE 6, mitochondrial-like isoform X2 — protein sequence MAAIAARLAVRSARSSASRFASGIKPKSAPSPFRLPSLKPPSPPRILRSPVEMSFALESMLPFHTATSSALLTSMLSVSPRTLGWTIEGS from the exons ATGGCCGCCATAGCAGCTAGATTAGCCGTCCGATCTGCCCGGAGCTCTGCCTCGAGATTCGCGTCCGGCATAAAACCCAAATCAGCCCCTTCCCCCTTTCGCTTACCCTCCCTTAAACCCCCTTCTCCTCCTCGCATTTTAAG GTCGCCAGTTGAGATGAGCTTTGCTTTGGAATCGATGCTTCCGTTTCATACCGCCACTTCTTCTGCATTGCTCACTTCCATGCTCTCTGTTTCTCCTCGCACCCTTGGTTGGACTATTGAAG GTTCCTGA
- the LOC108195889 gene encoding uncharacterized protein LOC108195889 isoform X2, with amino-acid sequence MCRFQKVFITKIEDEERVVVNIIRVRNQASTQWQEKGQRHVSCYDVDIMFQGMKRDIDTVSENESTGSKKRVGRAALNEFLENRLKNMQDVNTNSTMGSAYTES; translated from the exons ATGTGCAGGTTTCAG AAGGTGTTCATCACAAAGATTGAAGATGAAGAG CGGGTTGTTGTTAACATCATCAGAGTCAGGAATCAAGCGAGCACACAATGGCAGGAAAAGGGTCAACGG CATGTGTCGTGTTATGATGTTGACATAATGTTTCAAGGAATGAAGCGTGATATTGATACAGTTTCAGAGAATGAATCAACAG GATCAAAGAAACGCGTTGGTCGCGCAGCACTGAATGAGTTTTTGGAAAATAGACTTAAGAATATGCAGGATGTCAACACAAATTCAACAATGG GTTCTGCATATACAGAATCTTAA
- the LOC108193694 gene encoding protein NUCLEAR FUSION DEFECTIVE 6, mitochondrial-like isoform X1, which produces MAAIAARLAVRSARSSASRFASGIKPKSAPSPFRLPSLKPPSPPRILRSPVEMSFALESMLPFHTATSSALLTSMLSVSPRTLGWTIEDCNDDV; this is translated from the exons ATGGCCGCCATAGCAGCTAGATTAGCCGTCCGATCTGCCCGGAGCTCTGCCTCGAGATTCGCGTCCGGCATAAAACCCAAATCAGCCCCTTCCCCCTTTCGCTTACCCTCCCTTAAACCCCCTTCTCCTCCTCGCATTTTAAG GTCGCCAGTTGAGATGAGCTTTGCTTTGGAATCGATGCTTCCGTTTCATACCGCCACTTCTTCTGCATTGCTCACTTCCATGCTCTCTGTTTCTCCTCGCACCCTTGGTTGGACTATTGAAG ATTGCAACGATGATGTATGA